aatattatattgttatgTTCATTCTTGTAcctcattcaatttaattaggtGGAAAATTTATCTCAAAACCTttcaaaataatgataaaaaatatttgtgtatgTCAAGATAGCAAGAATATCATAGaaaatgtttaatttgaatACAATTTTCATTTTGCCATTTTTCTCGAAAtcgaaaacaataaaaaatgaacacaTTTTCCAGTTTTCTGAGTTGGAAAaatgatctgaaattttaagaaatgaacATGTTCTCTATTGgagaagaaaaactagaaaaagagaagaaaattgaaaatgataagggaaaattGTTTTGTGTTATTGAACAGGGCCTAAGTGGCTTATTGCTAaacttggttttctttttcttgttattttatgttgtgTTGTCATGTTCGCTTCCAACAAGTGTAAATTTGGAGGACCTGCAGcgtgtttttgttttgtgtttttttcattataattttaaaatacagtgGTTGCTGATGGATTTGTGTTGCTACAGGAAATTAAAGCATGGAGGAAGAGGATAACTACGTGGAGTATGTTCCTGTGGCGAAGCGTCGAGCATTGACAGCTCAAATGATTCTTCAGAGAAGGGGAAATATCTCTGCTTTAGAGGatgaacttgaaaaatcaaaacttgcAGAAGCCAAACCCAGTCTCCTGGTCAAAGCATCTCAGCTCAAGCGTGACCAACCTGAAATTAGTCAGACGGAGCAGATTGtgcaacaagaaaaagaaatgatagaGCATCTATCTGATAAGAAAACACTCATGTCAGTTCGTGAGTTGGCCAAGGGAATCACATATACGGAGCCATTGTTGACAGGATGGAAACCGCCGCTTCCAATCAGGAAAATGTCCAGGAAGGAATGTGATGCAATTCGAAAACAGTGGCATATAATAGTTGATGGTGAAAAAATTCCTCCACCGattaaacattttaaagatATGAGGTTTCCCGAGCCTattttgaaaatgctaaaaGCCAAAGGGATTGTGCAACCTACTCCTATTCAGGTGCAAGGTCTTCCCGTTATCTTAACAGGAAGGGACATGATTGGGATTGCCTTCACAGGATCTGGGAAGACGCTTGTTTTTGTGCTTCCACTGATTATGATTGCCTTACAGGAGGAGATTATGATGCCCATCATGCCTGGAGAAGGCCCTGTTGGTTTGATTGTCTGCCCATCAAGAGAACTTGCCAGACAAACTTATGAAGTTGTGGAAGAATTTTTGATTCCGATGAGAGCAGCTGGGTATCCAGAACTGAGGCCATTACTATGTATTGGTGGAGTGGATATGAGGTCACAGTTGGAGATTGTAAAGAAGGGTGTGCACATTGTAGTTGCAACTCCTGGAAGGTTGAAGGACATGCtagcaaagaagaaaatgagCCTGGACAACTGCAGGTTTGAACCATTTATTTGTGATACagtattgttttaaattaatgacTTTGTTCTCTATTGTTATTGTGATAGTCATGGATTCTTACTTTTATCTTGTTGAGAGGGTCTCTATTTGCTATATGCATCCATATAGATTTGATACCAAACTAAGCCCCTGCCATAAATTTCCTCTTTTTATTCCAGACCCCTTatcaattaagtattttttattatccttttttttagttCTGCAGACATGCAACCTCAGCTGACATTCCTCATCtcaaaacttttttcaaactcaGATAATGTCTGCTCGCCGGTTATACTTCTAGTCTTGCTAGACTTCAAAACCTTAAACTTGATCATATTTGCTACTCAGATTTAATTTGGCTTTTTCTCCACAAGCGGTGCAGTTGAGTTTGACTTGGTTCCTGTCATTTGAGAAAGCCACAAAGGACATTGCTAATAAGATAGCCTTTAACATCTTAGGAAGTGATGGAGGAACTTGTGGTGTCTGGAGAATAATTTCATATTAGTTGCTCAATGATTCTTTGAAGATGTGTGTGTAGTCTGAATAAACTTTCTTGGTATTGTATCTTCAGCTTCCTTGTGTAGCTATAAAGATGACATCTTGAATTGAAAATGTTCGATGCAGCTGTATTTAACCATGCATATAAGAGTTGGTGTTGCCATTTTCTTGTTTCTATTCCCCCTTAGTTTCCTAGTCTTGCAGCAAATTGTATGGCTTTGCTATGTTTGCTCGcttgatgcattttttttcatcctttcatATAATGTCTGATacacttttcttctctctctagctctctttttttcttttttccctgaagatttattttttattcatctgcTAGCTACTTTCTGTTAAGATTGTTGCCATTGCCTTCAGGTACTTGACATTGGATGAAGCAGATAGATTAGTGGATTTGGGCTTTGAGGATGACATAAGGGAAGTTTTCGACCACTTCAAAGCCCAAAGGCAAACTCTTTTATTCTCTGCCACCATGCCCACCAAAATTCAGAATTTTGCTAGAAGTGCTCTCGTGAAGCCTGTCACTGTTAATGTGGGAAGAGCCGGGGCAGCAAACCTTGATGTGATTCAGGAGGTTGAGTATGTAAAACAGGAGGCAAAGATTGTTTACCTTCTTGAGTGCCTACAGAAGACACCACCTCCTGTATTGGTATTTTGTGAGAACAAGGCTGATGTGGATGACATTCATGAGTATCTCCTCCTGAAGGGAGTGGAGGCTGTTGCCGTTCATGGAGGCAAAGACCAGGAAGAGAGGGAGTATgcgatttcatcatttaaagcAGGCAAGAAAGATGTCCTGGTTGCAACTGATGTCGCCTCAAAAGGGTTGGATTTTCCTGACATTCAACATGTAATTAACTATGACATGCCTgctgaaattgaaaactatGTACATAGGATTGGGCGAACAGGAAGATGTGGTAAGACTGGAATCGCAACGACCTTTATAAACAAAAACCAGAGTGAGACAACACTTCTTGATCTGAAGCACCTCTTGCAAGAAGCGAAGCAGAGGATTCCTCCTGTTTTAGCTGAGTTAAATGATCCAATGGAAGATGGAGACACGATTACTAGTGCAAGTGGAGTTAAAGGGTGTGCTTATTGTGGTGGTCTCGGTCACCGCATCCGTGATTGCCCCAAGTTGGAGCATCAGAGAAGCCAGCAACTTGCAAACTCCAGGAGGGATTATTTCGGGTCTGGTGGTTATAGGGGAGAAATCTGATGTATTTGTACGGTCTTTTCAGCTGATCTGGCGTGCATATTTCTTTACTATGTTTGTGTTGCTGTATCAGAAGACTGTATGTTCTTTTAAATGGCAGGGTTGCAATAGAGAGGCTTTAGTTGAAATTTATGTTGTCCGTAAATGTAGTTAAGATAACCAGTATTGGAGGATTATCTTGTTAgctaacattttttttgaatttatgatcTCTTGCCCTGCTTATTGAATCATCATGAACTGCAATACTGCACCGGATGCGAAGAAAAAGTGTACCATGGAGAAGGAGATTTGAGCaagttaataatattattaatatcataaatactattaaactcattaatataattaaatttaaaataaattttattaatagaaaaaaaaacatagaaatttgaaaggtaaaataaataaataaataataataataatattaacttgGGTCTGATATGTCATTCCTAACCCATAAAATTTGGAGTTGGAAAGGGACATCTGATTCAAGTTGTTTGGGAGTGGCAGGGCACAGATTCAAGTTTCTTGGGTCTTTGCATCCCTCCATAACCCAAGACACTTGGGTCCGTCCAGACTCAAGTTTCTCGAGTTTAGTGTCAGACTTAAGTTTCTTCGATCCTGTGTCCTAACCCAACTCTAATGGGTTCCGATTACAaccaaacccaagactcttgttaatattataattaatattattatttctattataaatattattatttgccttagaaatattgttatttttattataattaatattgttaaaattaaaattaaaattatttttatttttattaatatcataattaataaatttaaaaaatatatcattaatattaaaaaacagttatagatttgatttgaaaggtaaaattattattatcattattaaatttgaagaaaatattattactatagaagaaaaacaataaattttatttgaagggattaaaaactataaaaacttagaCCGgataagtttaataatattattaatatcataaatattattaaatttaaaataaattttattaatataaaaaaatatagaattgatttgaagggtaaaataataataataataataataataataataataataataataataacataatattattatatgtattataaatatttttaattttattattattattattaatattaaaaatattattatttgtattataaatattgttgtttttattataattaatatagttaagattaaaaatattattatttgtattataaattttcttatttttattataattaatattattaatatttttttatttttattaatattattaatattaaaaatattattatttgccttagaaatattgttatttttattataattaatattgttaatattaaaaatattattattattattataaatattattatttttattataattaatattataattaagaaatttaaaaaatatatcattaaatttaaaaaacaaccatagaattcatttgaagggtaaaattattattattattattattaacaaatttaaataaaaatattattagaatcgaagaaaaacaaaaatatttatttgaagagataaatcaagacaagtttaatattattataaatattattaaatgttttaaaaaattattattatataaaaaaatattgatttgatttaaagaattaattattaattattattgttattaacttggatttggatttggcATGCGGATAGGaatttgtcttcttcttcagaGCATCAGGGAAATTCAAGTTGGGCAGAAGGATGAGTTGTGTTGGCTACTAAATGGAGGAGATGGAATGGTACTATTTTTGTAAATCAGGGAGTCCATGTTGTTAGAGCTTCAAGCAAAGATTCAGAAGCCTTCAACTTCAGATGAAAGAAATGAGCTAAAAACACTCTTATCTCAGATCACCGGGAGACTAACAAGTACGGTGGCTGCAATCTGGAGGATTGTATCCTCCAATGGTGCAGTCGGAGGATATAAACGTGAATCCTCGGAGATGATGCATTGAAGGTATTGTAGTTCTGCAAAATCTGACTTATTTATCAAGTGATCTCCAACTAGAATGTCTAGCTCTGTTTTAGCCTTCTTCTTCAACACTTCTGGATGGTTTAGTAGATTAGCTAATGCCCATTCcatcaaatatcaatttatttcgTCGAATTCCGCAAAAAATCCAATAGGACAATGTGAGAATTGTTTGATGCTGGAACTTTAACAAGAAAATACGAATGAATacaccaataaaatatttttattaatagattatggtgaatttttttgatattcatTAGTAAATatcgataaaaatattttcttgatatataccgatagaattataattgaaaaaaatcccaaaaaatacaatgatatgttatttttacaaataGAATTACctacaaatttaaaaagttcTGGAATTGTTAATTTTTGATGTGCAAAATTACAcagatgatgaaaaataatgaaatgattaaaataggctaaatatatttattttttggcatttttctaatttttttttaaataaaaacaaaaatagggttaaaattatattgtctCTTTGACACTCGTTTTCTAACAACATAGAAGCGTACGTGGGGAAGAAGAGACCTctatttcttgctttctttttagAAGGACATTCGTTTGTCGTCTTTGATATTCATTTCTTGCACCATTTCACTTTATATATAAGCCCACGAGTCAAGCCCAACACTATAATGGGCCATCCCAGGAGCCCTGCTAACATGGTCCAAGCCCAAACCCAAAGAGTATTGAAGCCTAGAATTGGACTTGTGCTCTAACATTCACTGAGGATAGCCcacttgaaattaaaagttggtttttattatatttatactttaataaatatttatattatatttatcaagttttgGATATACAGAGTATTATTTATCCAaggtatatataaatatattaaatagaaaagttaTAATACTCACAATTTTAAGAtatgatatttgatttaataattttcaaatcttattagttattcatcaaataaaaaaaatattttaaaagactccttttttatttgagtcATTCGGGTTgctatagttttgaaacccggcccagCCCGGCGGGTCGATCCGGGACTGGATCCGGGGcggattaaagaaaaaatagaggaaggaaAACCCGGTGACCCGGTAAGACCTGGTCAAAAACTCGATTGCAACccattgagttttgttttttttttatactaaaataacatcgttttgattttttaaaaaagaaaaattaacccaagtaacccggtcaaaacccggaatcATTGTGCTTaagttaaaaagaattaaaattcgCACTTAATATGTAAAGGGGGAGAGCAAATTAGGGcagattattttagtttttgtttatttttgtggtgaTATGATATGTctg
The DNA window shown above is from Populus trichocarpa isolate Nisqually-1 chromosome 4, P.trichocarpa_v4.1, whole genome shotgun sequence and carries:
- the LOC18098319 gene encoding DEAD-box ATP-dependent RNA helicase 35 is translated as MEEEDNYVEYVPVAKRRALTAQMILQRRGNISALEDELEKSKLAEAKPSLLVKASQLKRDQPEISQTEQIVQQEKEMIEHLSDKKTLMSVRELAKGITYTEPLLTGWKPPLPIRKMSRKECDAIRKQWHIIVDGEKIPPPIKHFKDMRFPEPILKMLKAKGIVQPTPIQVQGLPVILTGRDMIGIAFTGSGKTLVFVLPLIMIALQEEIMMPIMPGEGPVGLIVCPSRELARQTYEVVEEFLIPMRAAGYPELRPLLCIGGVDMRSQLEIVKKGVHIVVATPGRLKDMLAKKKMSLDNCRYLTLDEADRLVDLGFEDDIREVFDHFKAQRQTLLFSATMPTKIQNFARSALVKPVTVNVGRAGAANLDVIQEVEYVKQEAKIVYLLECLQKTPPPVLVFCENKADVDDIHEYLLLKGVEAVAVHGGKDQEEREYAISSFKAGKKDVLVATDVASKGLDFPDIQHVINYDMPAEIENYVHRIGRTGRCGKTGIATTFINKNQSETTLLDLKHLLQEAKQRIPPVLAELNDPMEDGDTITSASGVKGCAYCGGLGHRIRDCPKLEHQRSQQLANSRRDYFGSGGYRGEI